From the genome of bacterium, one region includes:
- a CDS encoding ROK family protein, with product MSAKLAVALDIGGSAVKAGLVDTSSGELVSFVGRVEIGTDNPAEFAAGLPALVRFLLEGAEGDEIAGVGISVAGLCRDGIVAEAPNLKWFDAPLARLASDALSSDGIAAKVAVENDADCFTLGEWKYGVAKDCRSVLGLTLGTGIGGGFVKDGKLFHGGQGYGIEPGHSKIPQDMEWPPCGCGGRFCLEAGAAAKGIIWTYIEKGGKAEPGITVETIKRRAEEGEEAALRTFRRIGMRIGIGIAGMCNMLNPDAVVIGGGISGAREFIEPMLRSHLEAGTLISVRANAELLWSELQNRANLLGAACALGA from the coding sequence ATGAGCGCGAAACTTGCGGTAGCACTCGATATCGGCGGAAGCGCGGTGAAGGCGGGGCTTGTGGACACTTCGTCGGGGGAGCTGGTTTCGTTCGTGGGCCGCGTCGAAATCGGCACGGATAATCCCGCGGAATTCGCGGCGGGGCTGCCCGCGCTGGTGCGGTTTCTCCTGGAAGGAGCGGAAGGCGACGAGATCGCGGGCGTCGGGATCAGCGTCGCGGGGCTTTGCAGGGACGGCATCGTGGCCGAAGCGCCGAATTTAAAGTGGTTCGACGCGCCCCTTGCGAGGCTTGCATCCGACGCGCTTTCATCGGACGGAATCGCGGCGAAGGTCGCCGTCGAAAACGATGCGGACTGCTTTACGCTCGGCGAATGGAAGTACGGCGTCGCGAAGGATTGCCGCAGCGTGCTGGGGCTGACGCTCGGAACCGGCATCGGAGGCGGATTCGTAAAGGACGGCAAATTATTCCACGGCGGCCAGGGCTACGGAATCGAGCCGGGGCATTCCAAGATTCCGCAGGATATGGAGTGGCCGCCGTGCGGCTGCGGCGGAAGATTCTGCCTGGAGGCCGGCGCCGCCGCGAAAGGGATTATCTGGACCTACATCGAAAAAGGCGGCAAGGCGGAGCCGGGAATCACCGTCGAAACGATTAAGCGGCGCGCGGAGGAAGGCGAGGAGGCCGCGCTGCGCACGTTCCGCCGCATCGGGATGCGCATCGGAATCGGGATCGCCGGGATGTGCAACATGCTCAATCCGGACGCCGTCGTCATCGGCGGCGGGATAAGCGGCGCGCGGGAGTTCATCGAGCCGATGCTTCGCAGCCACCTGGAGGCCGGCACGCTTATTTCGGTGCGCGCGAACGCGGAGCTTCTCTGGAGCGAGCTGCAGAACAGGGCGAATTTGCTGGGCGCGGCCTGCGCGCTGGGCGCGTGA